One Salvia splendens isolate huo1 chromosome 1, SspV2, whole genome shotgun sequence genomic window, GTAATATGCCCAACAGAATACGAAGATGATGCCGAATGAATTCTAGGCAAGACTGGAAGATGTGCACCAATAGCCATAGGAAAAGTAGATCGATAAAGCAAGATAAGatttgttgacttttttttaattccagAAATTTCTAGCAGATTAGAACTCCTTGTGCAACTTATGTGTTATTATGTTATCATTTTAAGTTTGATTCATCTAACAGGGCCATTGCCATGAGCTGAAGAGTTTAATTCATCCATATCTGACTTTATAGATGAGAAATAAGGTTTAGTTTGGTCTATTTTTCTGACTGCTATGGAGTGATACAAAGCTTCAGGATAAATATTGACAGATAGGTGGTTGGGatataaatgaaaaattaaaattatcccTTAATGTTTGGTTGCCCATGTCTATTTTCTGTGTTAGGTAGATCCACTGTTGACTTCTAGAGTGTCTATAATCGTAGTAATAAATAACATGGCTCTAATCCTTGTTTATCAACTATAGTATTTATAAGTAGTACTTTATGCTTAGTTTATTGATTGATTGTGTGATACTTGAATGAACCTGATTTTAGATGAAAACTTGCAGATCTTTTGCAGCGAAGGATGAAATATTCTGCCTGTTCGAAGGAGCACTGGACAACTTGGGGAGCCTGAAGCAGCAATACGGGCTTGCAAAATCTGCAAATGAGGTTCTTTTGATGATCGAGGCATACAAGACGCTTCGTGACAGGGCACCTTATCCTCCAAATCATGTTGTTGGACATCTTGAAGGGAACTTTGCTTTCATAGTGTTTGACAAGTCCACTTCGACTTTATTTGTGGCCACGGTGAGTGACCGTGACTGAACTTACATTTACCTAACTGGATCATTAGTATTATCGATCTATTGGCTATAACTTTGAGTTGGTGGGTATTGTGACAGGACCCAAATGCTAAGGTTCCTCTCTACTGGGGAATCACTGCTGATGGATATGTTGCATTTGCTGATGATGCCGACTTGCTCAAGGGTGCTTGTGGGAAGTCACTTGCTTCTTTCCCACAAGGTAAAGATACTTCTTATCTTTCTAGCATGTGGTATTCAATATGCGATGAACAAACTCATGCTCGTATTTAACCGTAACTTTGTTGCTCCATATGTCAGGGTGCTTCTTCTCCACAGCAATTGGTGAGCTTAGAAGCTACGAGAATCCGAAAAATAAGATAACAGCTGTCCCTGCTCAGGAGGAAGAGATCTGGGGAGCTAAATTCATGGTATGTGATATAGTGATCTATATCTCCCCCTACCCCCCTGTTATTAAGACAACTCCTTTTGATATATGCAAGAGAATCTATTGGGTGAGATCCGAATAATTGTGATTTGTTGAAATTTGAGGTATGAAAATGTACTAAAAGTAAGCTGTAGCAGCCACATCTTATTGTGTGTGGTGATGTGATATTTCAGGTGGAAGGGCCAAGCATTGTTGCTGCCACAAAATAGACAAGGCTTTGAACTCTATGAGTTGGCACTTGAGATGATAAGTGAAGAAAGGGAGAGA contains:
- the LOC121808441 gene encoding stem-specific protein TSJT1-like, yielding MLGIFSSSIMSPPDELVAAGSRTPSPKVTADKLLARFLDANSSAISVKVGDDAQLAYSHRNQSAQLPRSFAAKDEIFCLFEGALDNLGSLKQQYGLAKSANEVLLMIEAYKTLRDRAPYPPNHVVGHLEGNFAFIVFDKSTSTLFVATDPNAKVPLYWGITADGYVAFADDADLLKGACGKSLASFPQGCFFSTAIGELRSYENPKNKITAVPAQEEEIWGAKFMVEGPSIVAATK